In the Geobacter sp. FeAm09 genome, one interval contains:
- a CDS encoding sigma-54-dependent Fis family transcriptional regulator: MQSTLEIVSRIAKGDSTVLITGESGVGKELMARAIHDQSVRATRPFVAVNCGALTETLLESELFGHAKGSFTGADKDRPGLFEAAIGGILFLDEIGEVPPGMQVKLLRALQEREVRRVGENRFRPTDVRIVAATNRNLTDEIAAGRFRQDLYYRLRVIELHVPPLRERHEDILPLAMLFLNKLAGNRECPITGFTQDALDLLLRYNWPGNVRELQSAVEHAVTMCRDGLIDYSDLPGELRAMLLKPAPVVVDDIRPLEEVERDYIQGVLLAVGGNKVLAAKKLNIGIATLYRKIRRNNHHAFCQSEVKCLEPANKIS, translated from the coding sequence ATGCAGAGTACTCTTGAGATTGTCTCGCGCATAGCCAAGGGCGACTCCACGGTCCTCATTACCGGGGAGAGCGGCGTCGGCAAGGAACTCATGGCGCGCGCCATCCACGACCAGTCCGTCCGGGCCACCAGACCTTTCGTTGCCGTGAACTGCGGTGCGCTCACGGAGACCCTCCTGGAGAGCGAGCTGTTCGGCCACGCCAAGGGTTCCTTTACCGGCGCGGACAAAGACCGCCCGGGGCTGTTCGAGGCGGCCATCGGCGGGATCCTGTTCCTGGACGAGATCGGCGAGGTGCCCCCCGGGATGCAGGTCAAGCTGCTGCGCGCCCTGCAGGAACGCGAGGTGCGAAGGGTGGGGGAGAACCGATTCCGTCCCACCGACGTACGGATCGTAGCGGCCACCAACCGCAACCTGACGGACGAAATCGCCGCCGGCCGCTTCCGTCAGGATCTGTATTACCGCCTGCGGGTGATCGAGTTGCACGTACCCCCCCTGCGGGAACGTCACGAGGACATCCTGCCCTTGGCCATGTTGTTTCTCAACAAATTGGCCGGTAATCGAGAATGCCCCATAACGGGATTTACCCAGGATGCTCTCGACCTCCTTCTCCGTTACAACTGGCCGGGCAATGTGCGCGAGTTGCAGAGCGCGGTCGAACATGCCGTCACCATGTGTCGGGATGGCCTGATCGATTACAGTGATTTGCCGGGAGAATTGCGCGCCATGTTGCTCAAGCCGGCGCCTGTGGTAGTGGACGATATCCGCCCCCTTGAGGAGGTCGAACGTGACTATATCCAGGGGGTTCTTCTCGCGGTTGGCGGCAACAAGGTCCTGGCTGCGAAAAAATTGAATATCGGAATAGCCACACTTTACCGGAAGATAAGGAGAAATAATCACCACGCTTTTTGTCAAAGTGAGGTCAAATGCCTTGAGCCAGCAAATAAAATTTCCTGA
- the cas3 gene encoding CRISPR-associated helicase Cas3', whose product MREKATPEFIARYRQSDGTPQSLEEHLEGVAKLAKRFAAKIGLPTFGKLLGSSHDLGKYSKVFQDYLKSSEGRLEPDDDDYVDPHRSKGKIDHSSAGAQFVWQHKKGSNFHHHLAANIVALCIASHHSGVIDCLAPNGVDVFSRRMGKPDEKTHYTEALDSLNEALKNRSIELLTLPELEYELRQRLEGLKDVFTSPVTSLFALGFLVRFLFSTLIDADRLNSAERMPLPEVEWQTLISFLEQHLTKLGGVHAIDAIRAQISLACLQSAEREKGLYRLTVPTGGGKTLASLRFALHHAAKHGMDRIIYVVPFTSIIDQNARVARSVFAPLENEDKRVVLEHHSNLTPEQDTSTSKLLSENWDAPIVYTTAVQFLETLFAGGTRGVRRLHQLANAVIIFDEIQTIPIRTVHLFNNAVNFLVSQCGSTVLFCTATQPLLDRVDVNNGAAKLSNASEMMGENLNDLFRNLRRARIEDHCKDGGWTADEVATAALGELADSGSVLIIVNKKSQAKELFERLHGETEHVYHLSTSMCPAHRMTVLDEIRTCLDPNRQQPVICVSTQLIEAGVDVDFGSVIRYLAGLDSIAQAAGRCNRNGRRAIGRVLVVNPAHENLDRLPDIRIAQGVTRRVLHEFKGDPETFGGDLQSPQVMERYFSYYFFSRSQEMTFPVSNKDIDGMVVKSDLLTLLSTNNDAVEIYKNEQRQAPPTLLRQAFMSAAAAFKVIDSPTEGVIVPYGDGERLITALVSCGGEDRLSLMKKAQRYSVNLFPYEAEELKRKRRLYEVWPDSKICYLDERNYSEEFGASLEEVSEMKLLLVSGGDNEEPY is encoded by the coding sequence GTGAGAGAAAAGGCTACTCCAGAGTTCATTGCCCGTTATCGTCAATCGGACGGTACGCCACAGAGCTTGGAAGAACACCTCGAAGGCGTCGCCAAGTTGGCCAAACGGTTTGCCGCCAAGATAGGGCTTCCGACATTTGGAAAACTTTTGGGGAGTAGTCACGATCTTGGAAAATATTCAAAAGTGTTTCAAGATTATTTAAAATCTTCCGAAGGCAGGTTGGAGCCGGATGATGATGACTATGTTGACCCGCACAGATCAAAGGGAAAGATTGACCATTCCTCCGCTGGGGCACAGTTTGTCTGGCAGCACAAGAAAGGCTCGAACTTTCACCACCATCTTGCAGCAAATATCGTGGCCCTGTGTATTGCCTCTCACCACTCGGGGGTAATCGACTGCCTTGCTCCGAATGGTGTGGATGTGTTTAGCAGGCGGATGGGAAAGCCTGATGAGAAAACGCACTACACCGAGGCTCTGGATTCGCTGAATGAAGCCTTGAAGAACCGATCCATTGAGCTTTTGACATTACCGGAGCTTGAATATGAATTAAGACAACGACTTGAAGGGCTCAAAGATGTTTTTACCTCTCCGGTAACCAGTCTGTTTGCACTTGGATTTCTAGTTCGTTTTCTTTTCAGCACCCTGATAGACGCTGACCGTCTGAACTCGGCAGAGCGAATGCCTTTGCCCGAGGTCGAGTGGCAGACCCTCATCTCATTTCTCGAACAGCACTTGACCAAGCTGGGAGGTGTTCACGCCATTGACGCCATCAGGGCACAAATATCCCTGGCATGCTTGCAAAGCGCCGAACGGGAGAAGGGATTGTACCGACTTACCGTGCCGACCGGCGGCGGCAAGACCCTCGCCAGCCTTCGTTTTGCCCTGCATCACGCAGCCAAGCATGGCATGGATCGAATCATCTATGTTGTTCCTTTTACCTCAATCATTGATCAGAACGCTCGTGTCGCCCGATCTGTATTTGCCCCACTGGAAAACGAAGATAAACGAGTTGTTCTGGAACATCATTCAAACCTCACCCCGGAACAGGACACCAGTACGAGCAAACTGTTGTCCGAAAATTGGGATGCCCCCATCGTCTATACAACTGCTGTACAATTTTTGGAAACTCTTTTCGCTGGGGGCACCCGTGGCGTACGCCGCTTGCACCAGCTTGCCAATGCAGTAATCATCTTCGACGAAATCCAAACCATTCCGATCCGTACCGTTCATCTCTTCAATAATGCCGTCAATTTTCTGGTCAGTCAGTGTGGTTCGACGGTGTTGTTCTGTACGGCCACGCAGCCTTTGCTGGACCGTGTTGATGTTAATAACGGTGCGGCCAAGCTCTCTAATGCCTCGGAGATGATGGGGGAAAATCTCAATGATCTTTTCCGCAATCTTCGCCGCGCCAGGATCGAAGACCACTGCAAGGATGGGGGGTGGACAGCAGATGAAGTTGCGACTGCTGCCTTGGGAGAACTGGCAGATAGTGGTAGCGTCCTGATCATCGTCAATAAAAAGTCCCAAGCTAAGGAATTGTTTGAGCGGCTACACGGTGAGACGGAGCATGTCTACCACCTAAGTACCAGCATGTGTCCGGCCCATCGCATGACGGTGCTTGATGAAATCAGAACCTGTCTTGATCCCAACAGGCAGCAACCGGTCATCTGCGTCAGCACCCAATTGATTGAAGCCGGGGTTGATGTGGATTTCGGTTCGGTAATCCGGTATCTGGCCGGACTTGATTCCATCGCCCAGGCGGCCGGGCGCTGCAATCGGAACGGGCGACGGGCGATAGGGAGAGTTTTGGTTGTCAATCCTGCGCACGAAAATTTAGATAGGTTACCGGACATAAGAATAGCACAAGGGGTCACCCGACGGGTGTTACATGAATTCAAAGGCGATCCTGAAACATTCGGCGGGGACTTGCAAAGCCCCCAGGTAATGGAACGTTATTTCTCCTATTATTTTTTCAGCCGCTCACAGGAAATGACTTTTCCTGTATCGAACAAGGATATCGATGGAATGGTGGTAAAAAGCGATTTGCTGACTCTGCTGTCAACCAATAACGATGCGGTTGAAATCTACAAGAACGAACAGCGGCAAGCTCCCCCAACACTGCTGCGTCAGGCATTCATGAGCGCAGCCGCAGCATTCAAGGTTATTGATTCACCTACGGAAGGAGTGATTGTCCCCTATGGTGACGGCGAGCGGCTCATAACCGCGCTGGTGAGTTGCGGTGGCGAAGACCGTTTGTCGCTGATGAAGAAGGCGCAACGTTATTCGGTGAACCTGTTTCCGTATGAAGCGGAGGAACTGAAAAGAAAGCGTCGGTTATACGAGGTTTGGCCAGACAGTAAAATCTGCTATCTCGACGAGCGTAATTACAGCGAAGAATTTGGTGCAAGTCTGGAAGAGGTTTCAGAAATGAAACTACTGCTTGTTTCAGGAGGTGACAATGAGGAGCCGTATTGA
- the cas5c gene encoding type I-C CRISPR-associated protein Cas5c, whose protein sequence is MRSRIDFNLTGRFALFTDPLTKIGGEKCSYHIPTYEALKGVAKSIYWKPTFVWVIDKVRVMRRIRTQSKSMKPLVFSGGNSLAIYTYLADVEYQVQAHFEWNVQRDDLASDRNEDKHWHVARRMLEKGGRQDIFLGTRECQGYVEPCSFGEGRGDYDSYGELEYGLMFHGFDYPDETGTNELHSRFWRPVMKDGVVEFIPPQSCQVRKFVREMIPNPPSSVGLQEEGLLNELD, encoded by the coding sequence ATGAGGAGCCGTATTGATTTTAACCTGACGGGACGCTTCGCCCTATTCACTGATCCGCTGACTAAGATTGGCGGAGAAAAGTGTTCGTATCATATCCCAACATACGAGGCATTGAAGGGTGTTGCCAAATCAATCTATTGGAAGCCGACGTTTGTCTGGGTGATCGACAAGGTGCGGGTCATGCGTCGTATTCGTACCCAGTCGAAGAGCATGAAACCACTTGTATTCAGCGGCGGCAACTCCTTGGCGATTTATACTTATCTCGCAGACGTTGAGTACCAAGTACAGGCCCATTTCGAATGGAATGTACAACGTGATGATCTTGCATCAGACCGCAACGAAGACAAACACTGGCATGTGGCAAGGCGGATGTTGGAAAAAGGAGGGCGGCAGGACATTTTTCTGGGTACGCGGGAGTGCCAGGGATACGTGGAACCGTGCTCGTTCGGCGAAGGAAGAGGCGACTATGACAGCTACGGCGAGTTGGAATATGGACTTATGTTCCACGGGTTTGACTACCCCGACGAAACCGGCACAAACGAACTTCATAGCCGCTTCTGGCGACCAGTGATGAAGGACGGAGTAGTAGAGTTTATCCCGCCGCAATCGTGCCAGGTGCGTAAGTTTGTACGTGAGATGATCCCCAATCCGCCCAGTTCTGTGGGGCTGCAAGAGGAGGGACTTCTGAATGAGTTGGATTGA